The following proteins are encoded in a genomic region of Pikeienuella piscinae:
- a CDS encoding peptidoglycan glycosyltransferase FtsW, whose translation MTELTFRAPQGAFVDPSILGRWWRTIDKLTLLALILLVLVGLLISFAASVPLAEKNGLPQFYFVTRHAVFAMISVGLMLTLSVLTPDQVRRNGVRLFLFAFVAVALLPVFGTDFGKGAVRWYSFGLSVQPSEFLKPGLAVLTGWMMAASLRPMGPPGVSLSFLVTAAVIGALAIQPDFGQALLVIASWGAMFFVWGAPIWLMVMLVGLGVGLIWFAYANFEYVASRINDYWSEEIDPTSQIGYATNAILKGGFFGVGAGEGSVKWSLPDAHTDFVMAVAAEEYGLLFCLLVIGLYLLITLRALKRLMREREPFVRVAGSGLAVMIGLQAFINIGVTFTLLPAKGMTLPFISYGGSSMVASGVAMGLMLALTRDRPQDHVTDRLGGGR comes from the coding sequence ATGACCGAGCTCACCTTTCGCGCGCCGCAGGGCGCATTCGTCGATCCCTCGATCCTCGGGCGCTGGTGGCGGACCATCGACAAGCTGACGCTGCTCGCGCTCATCCTTCTCGTCCTTGTCGGTCTGCTGATCAGCTTCGCCGCCTCTGTGCCGCTGGCCGAGAAGAACGGCCTGCCGCAATTCTATTTCGTTACCCGCCACGCTGTTTTTGCGATGATCTCGGTGGGTTTGATGCTGACGCTGTCGGTGCTGACGCCGGACCAGGTGCGGCGCAACGGCGTGAGGCTATTTCTTTTCGCCTTCGTCGCCGTCGCCCTGCTGCCGGTCTTCGGCACCGATTTCGGCAAGGGCGCGGTGCGGTGGTATTCCTTCGGGCTTTCCGTGCAGCCGTCGGAGTTTCTGAAACCCGGCCTCGCGGTGCTTACCGGCTGGATGATGGCGGCCTCGCTTCGGCCGATGGGGCCGCCGGGGGTGTCGCTTTCCTTCCTGGTTACGGCGGCGGTGATCGGCGCGCTGGCGATCCAGCCCGATTTCGGCCAGGCGCTGCTGGTCATCGCGTCCTGGGGCGCGATGTTCTTCGTCTGGGGCGCGCCGATCTGGCTGATGGTGATGCTCGTCGGGCTCGGCGTAGGGCTGATCTGGTTCGCCTACGCGAATTTCGAATATGTCGCGAGCCGCATCAATGACTACTGGTCGGAGGAGATCGATCCGACGAGCCAGATCGGTTACGCGACCAACGCGATCCTGAAGGGCGGGTTCTTCGGCGTCGGCGCCGGCGAAGGCTCGGTCAAATGGTCGCTGCCCGACGCGCATACCGATTTCGTGATGGCGGTGGCGGCGGAGGAATACGGGTTGCTTTTCTGCCTCCTGGTGATCGGGCTCTACCTTCTCATCACGCTTCGGGCGCTGAAACGGCTGATGCGCGAACGCGAGCCTTTCGTCCGCGTCGCCGGATCGGGCCTTGCGGTGATGATCGGGCTTCAGGCCTTCATCAATATCGGCGTCACGTTCACACTTCTTCCGGCGAAGGGGATGACGCTGCCGTTCATCTCCTATGGCGGCTCGTCGATGGTCGCATCGGGCGTCGCGATGGGGCTGATGCTGGCGCTGACCCGCGACCGGCCGCAGGACCATGTGACCGACCGGCTCGGCGGCGGCCGGTGA